A genome region from Arthrobacter agilis includes the following:
- the deoC gene encoding deoxyribose-phosphate aldolase — MPNDVSLASYIDHTLLKPEASREQILTVCREAVEYSFKSVCVNPLWASTVRTAVKDSGVLTCSVIGFPLGATTTEAKVFEARGAVADGADEIDMVINIAAARAGEKDVLVEDILAVADAVHEHGAILKVIIETSLLTDEQKVLACEAAVQAGADFVKTSTGFNGGGATVEDVALMRKTVGPDLGVKASGGVRSLEDARAMIDAGATRIGASSGVAIVKGEQGASGY, encoded by the coding sequence ATGCCTAACGACGTTTCCCTCGCCTCCTACATCGACCACACGCTCCTCAAGCCCGAAGCCAGCCGTGAGCAGATCCTCACGGTGTGCCGCGAGGCGGTCGAGTACTCGTTCAAGTCCGTCTGCGTCAATCCCCTCTGGGCCAGCACCGTGCGCACCGCCGTGAAGGATTCCGGCGTCCTCACCTGCTCGGTCATCGGCTTCCCCCTCGGAGCCACGACCACCGAGGCCAAGGTCTTCGAGGCCCGCGGCGCCGTGGCCGACGGCGCCGACGAGATCGACATGGTCATCAACATCGCCGCCGCCCGTGCCGGCGAGAAGGACGTCCTCGTGGAGGACATCCTGGCCGTCGCCGACGCCGTCCACGAGCACGGCGCCATCCTGAAGGTCATCATCGAGACGTCGCTGCTCACGGACGAGCAGAAAGTGCTTGCGTGCGAGGCCGCGGTGCAGGCAGGGGCGGACTTCGTGAAGACCTCCACGGGCTTCAACGGTGGCGGCGCCACGGTCGAGGACGTCGCCCTCATGCGGAAGACCGTCGGCCCCGACCTCGGTGTGAAGGCCTCCGGCGGCGTCCGCTCGCTCGAGGATGCACGCGCCATGATCGACGCCGGAGCAACGCGTATCGGCGCGAGCTCCGGAGTCGCTATCGTTAAGGGTGAACAGGGCGCGTCAGGCTACTGA
- a CDS encoding phospho-sugar mutase encodes MTTSELDTLLATAEAWAAADPDPQTAEELRAVVAHVRAGDSSAAVSEQDLRDRFSGPLAFGTAGLRAALGAGPNRMNRVVVRRAAAGVAAHALDLAAGAYAPRAVVGFDARHNSRIFAEETAAIFTAAGIETFLMPRELPTPVLAYAIRALACEVGIMVTASHNPPQDNGYKVYLGGRAVEEDARGVQIVAPHDAGIAARIDAVERIELAAGGWTVLPESIETDYVASVAALADPAIADRDLKIVLTPLHGVGGRTAHAVLSTAGFDDVTLVERQAEPDPDFPTVAFPNPEEPGALDLALETAAQVGADLVIANDPDADRVALAGREPATGAWRMLRGDEVGTLLGLHLAARLTASHDGGTDTPRTGVFANSIVSSRLLGRIAGVSGIDHAQTLTGFKWIARVHDLAFGYEEALGYCVAPELVRDKDGISAGLLLAELAAATKAAGRTLFDLLDDAFLVHGLHASDQLSVRVGSLGLLGAMMNRLRENPPSSFADSPVSVAEDLAAGSAQLPPTDGLLYLTQNETRVIIRPSGTEPKLKCYLEVVEPVGSAAELDGAKDTARARLDAVRRDVGEALGL; translated from the coding sequence ATGACCACCTCGGAACTGGACACACTGCTCGCCACCGCGGAGGCCTGGGCCGCAGCGGACCCGGACCCGCAGACGGCGGAGGAACTCCGCGCGGTCGTCGCGCACGTCCGCGCCGGCGACTCCTCCGCCGCGGTCTCCGAACAGGACCTGCGCGACAGGTTCTCCGGTCCGCTCGCCTTCGGCACGGCCGGACTGCGGGCGGCCCTGGGTGCGGGGCCGAACCGCATGAACCGCGTGGTGGTCCGCAGGGCTGCCGCGGGCGTCGCCGCCCACGCGCTCGACCTCGCCGCGGGCGCCTATGCCCCGCGCGCCGTCGTCGGGTTCGATGCACGCCACAACTCGCGGATCTTCGCCGAGGAGACCGCGGCCATCTTCACCGCCGCCGGCATCGAGACGTTCCTGATGCCGCGCGAACTGCCGACGCCGGTGCTCGCCTACGCCATCCGCGCCCTGGCGTGCGAGGTGGGGATCATGGTCACCGCGAGCCACAACCCGCCGCAGGACAACGGGTACAAGGTGTACCTGGGCGGGCGTGCCGTGGAGGAGGACGCGCGCGGCGTCCAGATCGTGGCACCGCACGACGCCGGGATCGCCGCCCGCATCGACGCCGTGGAGCGCATCGAACTCGCGGCCGGCGGCTGGACCGTCCTGCCGGAGAGCATCGAGACCGACTACGTCGCCTCCGTCGCCGCCCTCGCCGATCCGGCCATCGCGGACCGCGACCTGAAGATCGTCCTGACGCCCCTGCACGGGGTCGGCGGCCGCACCGCGCACGCGGTCCTCAGCACCGCCGGGTTCGACGACGTCACCCTCGTGGAACGCCAGGCCGAACCCGATCCGGACTTCCCCACCGTCGCCTTCCCCAACCCGGAGGAGCCCGGGGCCCTGGACCTCGCGCTCGAGACCGCGGCGCAGGTGGGCGCGGACCTCGTGATCGCCAACGACCCCGACGCCGACCGCGTGGCCCTCGCCGGCCGCGAGCCCGCCACGGGTGCCTGGCGGATGCTGCGCGGCGACGAGGTGGGCACGCTCCTCGGCCTGCACCTGGCCGCACGCCTCACCGCGTCCCACGACGGCGGCACCGACACTCCCCGCACCGGTGTCTTCGCGAACTCGATCGTCTCCTCGCGCCTGCTCGGGCGGATCGCGGGCGTCAGCGGCATCGACCACGCCCAGACCCTCACCGGGTTCAAGTGGATCGCCCGCGTCCACGACCTCGCGTTCGGCTACGAGGAGGCCCTCGGGTACTGCGTGGCGCCGGAGCTCGTGCGCGACAAGGACGGCATCTCCGCAGGACTCCTGCTGGCCGAGCTCGCGGCGGCCACGAAGGCTGCCGGACGCACGCTCTTCGACCTGCTGGACGACGCGTTCCTGGTGCACGGCCTGCACGCCTCGGACCAGCTGTCGGTGCGGGTCGGCAGCCTCGGGCTGCTCGGCGCGATGATGAACCGGCTGCGCGAGAACCCGCCGTCGTCGTTCGCCGACTCCCCCGTGAGCGTCGCCGAGGACCTCGCCGCGGGGTCCGCGCAGCTGCCGCCCACGGACGGCCTCCTGTACCTGACGCAGAACGAGACCCGCGTGATCATCCGGCCCAGCGGCACGGAGCCGAAGCTCAAGTGCTACCTGGAGGTCGTGGAGCCCGTCGGATCCGCAGCCGAGCTCGACGGCGCCAAGGACACCGCCCGCGCGCGCCTCGACGCCGTGCGGCGCGACGTCGGCGAGGCACTCGGCCTCTGA
- a CDS encoding purine-nucleoside phosphorylase, with product MTSDPFDLARDAADHIARATGIDRHDTALVLGSGWGEAAELIGETTHTLDAADIPGFSAPAVVGHTGTIRSVLTPNGKRALVLGARTHFYEGKGVRAVVHGVRTAAAAGATTMILTNGCGGLKDHWQPGTPVLISDHINLTASSPLEGATFVDLTDLYSSRLRDLARTVDATLEEGVYAQFTGPHYETPAEVQYAKRIGADLVGMSTALEAIAARHAGMEVFGISLVTNLAAGISPIPLSHAEVLEAGQAAGPRISRLLADIVAAI from the coding sequence GTGACTTCTGATCCTTTTGACCTGGCCCGCGACGCTGCCGACCACATCGCCCGTGCAACCGGCATCGACCGGCACGACACCGCCCTCGTCCTCGGTTCCGGCTGGGGTGAGGCGGCCGAGCTGATCGGCGAGACCACGCACACCCTCGACGCCGCCGACATCCCCGGCTTCTCGGCCCCCGCCGTCGTCGGCCACACCGGGACCATCCGCTCCGTGCTCACGCCGAACGGCAAGCGCGCCCTCGTGCTCGGTGCGCGGACGCACTTCTACGAGGGCAAGGGCGTCCGGGCCGTGGTGCACGGCGTGCGGACCGCGGCGGCCGCCGGCGCGACGACGATGATCCTCACCAACGGCTGCGGCGGCCTCAAGGACCACTGGCAGCCCGGCACACCGGTGCTCATCAGCGACCACATCAACCTCACGGCCTCCTCCCCGCTCGAGGGCGCGACATTCGTGGACCTGACGGACCTCTACTCCTCCCGCCTCCGCGACCTCGCCCGCACGGTGGATGCCACCCTCGAGGAGGGCGTGTACGCGCAGTTCACCGGACCCCACTACGAGACGCCCGCCGAGGTGCAGTACGCCAAGCGGATCGGCGCCGACCTCGTGGGCATGTCCACCGCCCTCGAGGCCATCGCGGCCCGGCACGCCGGCATGGAGGTGTTCGGCATCTCGCTCGTCACGAACCTCGCCGCCGGTATCAGCCCGATCCCGCTGAGCCACGCCGAGGTCCTCGAGGCCGGGCAGGCGGCCGGACCACGGATCTCGCGCCTGCTGGCCGACATCGTCGCCGCCATCTAG
- a CDS encoding NAD(P)H-quinone dehydrogenase: MTNQLDFSSLRLAILGGGPGGYEAAMVASSLGAKVTIVERKGLGGSAVLTDVVPSKTLIATADTMTRFTDASGLGVHFSADSAVYADLDKVNQRLLNLALEQSSDIRATLERLGVRVLIGTGKLLDDHRLEVQADGETTIVEADAVLLAVGSTPRELPSAMPDGERIFNWTQLYNLREIPEHLIVVGSGVTGAEFASAYNGLGSKVTLISSRDRVLPGEDADAAEVLEGVFKDRGMTVLSRSRANAVERTDTGVIVTLGDGSTVEGSHCLVAVGAVPNTTGIGLEEAGVAVSESGHIQVDGVSRTTAPNVYAAGDCTGVFALASVAAMQGRIAIAHLMGDSVSPIKLKQVASNIFTSPEIATVGVTEEDIESGRYQGDIVKLSLHTNARAKMMNVKDGFVKVISRKGSGTVIGGVVVGPRASELIFPLALAVTKKLHVDDVANTFTVYPSLTGSISEAARRLHVRL; encoded by the coding sequence GTGACGAACCAACTCGACTTCAGCTCACTGCGCCTGGCGATCCTCGGCGGCGGACCCGGCGGCTACGAAGCGGCGATGGTCGCTTCCTCGCTCGGCGCGAAGGTCACCATCGTGGAACGGAAGGGCCTCGGCGGCTCCGCCGTCCTCACGGACGTCGTGCCGTCCAAGACCCTCATCGCGACGGCGGACACCATGACGCGCTTCACGGACGCGAGCGGGCTCGGCGTGCATTTCTCCGCCGACAGCGCCGTGTACGCGGACCTGGACAAGGTCAACCAGCGGCTGCTGAACCTCGCCCTCGAGCAGTCCTCGGACATCCGGGCCACCCTCGAACGCCTCGGCGTGCGCGTGCTCATCGGCACCGGCAAGCTGCTCGACGACCACCGGCTCGAGGTCCAGGCCGACGGTGAGACCACCATCGTCGAGGCCGACGCCGTGCTGCTCGCGGTCGGCTCGACGCCGCGCGAACTGCCGAGCGCCATGCCCGACGGCGAGCGGATCTTCAACTGGACCCAGCTCTACAACCTCCGCGAGATCCCCGAGCACCTGATCGTCGTCGGCTCGGGCGTCACGGGGGCGGAGTTCGCCAGCGCCTACAACGGACTCGGCTCGAAGGTCACGCTCATCTCCAGCCGCGACCGCGTGCTCCCGGGGGAGGACGCCGACGCCGCCGAGGTGCTCGAGGGCGTGTTCAAGGACCGCGGCATGACCGTCCTGTCCCGCTCGCGGGCCAATGCCGTCGAGCGCACCGACACCGGCGTGATCGTGACCCTCGGTGACGGCAGCACAGTGGAGGGCAGCCACTGCCTCGTCGCCGTCGGGGCCGTCCCCAACACCACCGGGATCGGCCTCGAGGAGGCCGGTGTCGCCGTCAGCGAGTCCGGCCACATCCAGGTGGACGGCGTCTCGCGCACCACGGCGCCCAACGTCTACGCGGCGGGGGACTGCACCGGCGTCTTCGCCCTCGCCTCGGTGGCCGCGATGCAGGGCCGGATCGCCATCGCCCACCTCATGGGCGATTCCGTGAGCCCCATCAAGCTCAAGCAGGTCGCCTCGAACATCTTCACCTCCCCGGAGATCGCCACGGTGGGCGTGACCGAGGAGGACATCGAGTCCGGCCGCTACCAGGGGGACATCGTGAAGCTCTCCCTGCACACGAACGCCCGCGCGAAGATGATGAACGTCAAGGACGGCTTCGTGAAGGTGATCTCGCGCAAGGGCTCCGGCACGGTGATCGGCGGCGTCGTCGTGGGGCCGCGCGCCTCCGAGCTGATCTTCCCGCTCGCGCTCGCCGTGACCAAGAAGCTGCACGTCGACGACGTCGCGAACACCTTCACGGTGTACCCGTCGCTCACCGGTTCCATCTCGGAGGCGGCACGGCGCCTGCACGTCCGGCTCTGA
- a CDS encoding MFS transporter — translation MTSSTSAGASGTTKPLNSRGKVIFASLIGTTIEFYDFYIYATAAVLVFPSLFFPNQTSANQLLSSFAVFGVAFVARPLGSIVFGHFGDKIGRKATLVASLLTMGIATFLIGLLPAATNEGWVLLAPLLLVVLRFLQGLALGGEWSGAALLATENAPEGKRAVYGTFPQLGAPIGFILANLLFVLLSSTLSPEQFLEWGWRVPFLLSAVMVIIGLYVRLKLIESASFQKVQKEGKVVKVPLGTTFRLHWRALILGTFIMFATYVLFYFMTAFTLTYGTAPSSLEQAQARAEAAGKEFTAAQEAAFVPGLGMARTDFLWMLIIGVVFFGIFTIVSGPLAERFGRRKMLLATTVGIAIFGLLWAPLFGAGTLGAMALLIIGFILMGLTFGPMAAVLPELFPANVRYTGSAVAYNVSSMIGAAPASFIAVALWQAAGGSTVLVGAYLTVAAVATFIALYISRETRDNDYENNVA, via the coding sequence ATGACCTCCTCCACCTCCGCTGGTGCCAGCGGAACCACGAAGCCACTGAACTCCCGGGGCAAGGTGATCTTCGCCAGCCTCATCGGGACCACGATCGAGTTCTACGACTTCTACATCTATGCCACGGCCGCGGTCCTCGTGTTCCCGTCGCTGTTCTTCCCCAACCAGACGTCCGCCAACCAGCTCCTGAGCTCGTTCGCCGTCTTCGGCGTCGCTTTCGTCGCCCGCCCGCTCGGATCCATCGTGTTCGGCCACTTCGGCGACAAGATCGGCCGCAAGGCCACCCTCGTCGCGTCGCTGCTCACCATGGGTATCGCCACGTTCCTCATCGGCCTGCTGCCCGCGGCCACGAACGAGGGCTGGGTCCTCCTCGCACCACTGCTGCTCGTGGTCCTGCGCTTCCTCCAGGGACTCGCACTCGGCGGCGAGTGGAGCGGTGCCGCGCTGCTGGCCACCGAGAACGCGCCCGAGGGCAAGCGCGCCGTCTACGGCACCTTCCCGCAGCTCGGCGCGCCGATCGGCTTCATCCTCGCCAACCTGCTGTTCGTCCTGCTGAGCAGCACGCTGAGCCCGGAGCAGTTCCTCGAGTGGGGCTGGCGCGTGCCGTTCCTGCTGAGCGCGGTCATGGTGATCATCGGCCTCTACGTGCGGCTCAAGCTCATCGAGAGCGCCTCCTTCCAGAAGGTCCAGAAGGAGGGCAAAGTGGTCAAGGTCCCGCTGGGCACCACCTTCCGCCTCCACTGGCGTGCGCTGATCCTCGGCACCTTCATCATGTTCGCGACCTACGTGCTCTTCTACTTCATGACCGCCTTCACGCTGACCTACGGAACAGCGCCGTCGAGCCTGGAGCAGGCACAGGCCCGGGCGGAAGCAGCCGGCAAGGAGTTCACCGCGGCGCAGGAGGCCGCCTTCGTGCCGGGCCTCGGCATGGCGCGGACCGACTTCCTGTGGATGCTCATCATCGGCGTCGTGTTCTTCGGTATCTTCACGATCGTCTCCGGCCCCCTCGCCGAGCGCTTCGGCCGCCGCAAGATGCTCCTCGCCACGACCGTCGGCATCGCGATCTTCGGGCTCCTCTGGGCGCCGCTGTTTGGCGCAGGAACCCTCGGGGCCATGGCCCTGCTGATCATCGGGTTCATCCTCATGGGACTCACCTTCGGCCCCATGGCCGCCGTGCTGCCCGAGTTGTTCCCCGCCAACGTCCGCTACACGGGCTCCGCCGTGGCCTACAACGTGTCGAGCATGATCGGGGCGGCACCCGCCTCCTTCATCGCTGTCGCGCTGTGGCAGGCAGCCGGTGGCAGCACCGTCCTCGTCGGCGCCTACCTGACGGTCGCGGCAGTCGCGACGTTCATCGCGCTCTACATCTCGCGGGAGACCCGGGACAACGACTACGAGAACAACGTCGCCTGA
- a CDS encoding serine/threonine protein kinase: MAYRFLERARTACARKRSNGVVEAGDMEQQALAGRYALGERIGSGGMADVFTARDTRLERDVAVKVFRPGTADGLERGSAEARMLAGLDHPGLVRVLDMDSGEHSDEGAYLVMELVEGPDLRDLLRSGGPLGQEDVRVLALDLARTLQYIHGRGIVHRDIKPSNILTRQADPDSGLFRYLLTDFGIARFFDGTRVTATGQVIGSAAYFSPEQTRGDGVGQPSDIYSLGLVMIEALTGDRAFPGTGVESALARLHRSPSIPHSAGPALSALLVSMTLDGPGDRPDAAQVVRALTAMGPQRQEHTSATTVLPVPEASTEAMPPVGRTGGRTLPTIAFPAAEFPATAQDHLPGTADDDGTALAGTAPAAGGTAVGSTGTDAGTVSDDGTAVADTGPTHLSSSAASVRPSSPIRGGRPMVPLLAEPGAAGATTGTEPGDPGVRADRNPSARAGSTPGRRRSAWLVGALAVIVLAAAFWVAVLLFGGEPSPAIEPLPAVPGETGQRLQELYESVQP; this comes from the coding sequence GTGGCTTACCGATTCCTCGAGCGCGCACGGACGGCGTGCGCCCGGAAGCGGTCAAACGGGGTCGTGGAAGCGGGTGACATGGAGCAGCAGGCGCTGGCGGGTCGGTACGCGCTCGGAGAGCGCATCGGGTCCGGCGGAATGGCGGACGTCTTCACGGCGCGTGACACACGGCTCGAGCGCGACGTCGCCGTCAAGGTCTTCCGGCCGGGCACAGCCGACGGGCTCGAGCGCGGCTCCGCGGAGGCGCGAATGCTCGCGGGCCTCGACCACCCCGGACTCGTGCGCGTCCTGGACATGGACAGCGGTGAGCACTCCGACGAGGGCGCCTATCTGGTCATGGAACTCGTCGAGGGCCCCGACCTCAGGGACCTGCTCAGGAGCGGGGGCCCGCTCGGCCAGGAGGACGTCCGGGTCCTCGCGCTGGACCTCGCGCGTACGCTGCAGTACATCCACGGCCGCGGGATCGTGCACCGTGACATCAAGCCGTCGAACATCCTCACCCGGCAGGCCGATCCCGACAGCGGCCTGTTCCGCTACCTCCTCACCGACTTCGGGATCGCCCGGTTCTTCGACGGTACGCGCGTGACGGCCACGGGCCAGGTCATCGGGAGTGCCGCCTACTTCAGCCCGGAACAGACTCGGGGCGACGGCGTGGGGCAGCCCTCGGACATCTACTCGCTCGGACTGGTGATGATCGAGGCCCTTACCGGTGACCGTGCGTTCCCCGGCACCGGAGTGGAGAGCGCACTGGCCCGGCTGCACCGGAGCCCGTCGATCCCGCACTCCGCCGGTCCGGCGCTCTCGGCGCTCCTGGTCTCCATGACCCTCGACGGGCCGGGCGACAGGCCCGATGCCGCCCAGGTGGTCCGGGCGTTGACAGCCATGGGCCCTCAGCGACAGGAGCACACCTCGGCGACGACTGTCCTTCCCGTCCCCGAGGCATCGACGGAAGCCATGCCTCCCGTCGGCCGGACGGGCGGGCGCACGCTGCCGACCATCGCCTTCCCGGCTGCGGAGTTCCCCGCAACGGCTCAGGACCATCTCCCGGGCACAGCTGACGACGACGGAACGGCCCTCGCCGGCACTGCACCCGCTGCGGGCGGCACGGCCGTGGGTTCGACGGGCACGGATGCAGGTACGGTCTCCGACGACGGGACCGCTGTAGCTGACACCGGCCCGACCCACCTGTCGTCCTCTGCTGCGTCCGTGCGACCGTCGAGCCCGATCCGTGGGGGGCGTCCCATGGTTCCTCTACTGGCGGAGCCGGGCGCGGCCGGCGCGACGACCGGGACCGAGCCGGGCGATCCTGGCGTGCGGGCCGACAGGAACCCGTCGGCACGTGCAGGTTCGACCCCCGGGCGTCGTCGTTCCGCATGGCTGGTCGGCGCGTTGGCCGTAATCGTCCTGGCAGCAGCCTTCTGGGTCGCCGTCCTGCTGTTCGGCGGTGAGCCCTCGCCGGCCATCGAGCCCCTGCCCGCCGTACCGGGCGAGACGGGGCAGAGACTGCAGGAACTCTACGAAAGCGTGCAGCCATGA